From the genome of Abyssicoccus albus, one region includes:
- a CDS encoding DUF896 domain-containing protein, producing MLEKEKLDRLNTLAKRKKANVITDEELSELESLREQYLKNFRKSMKNTIENSKIIDPEGNDVTPEKVKQIKRDKQNKLK from the coding sequence ATGTTAGAGAAAGAAAAATTAGATCGTTTGAATACGTTGGCGAAGAGAAAAAAAGCGAATGTAATTACTGATGAAGAGCTTTCTGAATTAGAATCATTAAGAGAACAATATTTGAAAAACTTTAGAAAATCTATGAAAAATACAATAGAGAATAGTAAAATCATTGATCCTGAGGGGAATGATGTGACGCCTGAAAAAGTTAAACAGATTAAAAGAGATAAACAAAATAAATTAAAATAG
- a CDS encoding YvrJ family protein, with protein MEWIEVVNNVGFPIAISCYLLLKIEVKLNKLISLIHQTLGHEESRS; from the coding sequence ATGGAGTGGATTGAAGTTGTGAATAACGTAGGTTTTCCAATTGCCATTTCATGTTACTTATTATTGAAAATTGAAGTGAAGTTAAATAAATTGATTTCACTCATTCATCAAACATTAGGTCATGAAGAATCAAGGTCATAA
- a CDS encoding SCO family protein: protein MKKIIFITITAILLLTACNQSRIEIAPGYGNVVEDFEVTNQNNKKFSEEDLKGTVTLVDFIFTNCETVCPPMTHNMASVSDQLEEEGITDYQIVSFSVDPENDKPKNLKEYIKKYNVPDDKWSLVTGYDYDFIRSFAEHNFKTIVAPPPESSDQVTHGTSFYLLDQEGKVIKTYSGIDSGDKKFPQEEIVLDVKTVINEGPM from the coding sequence ATGAAAAAAATAATATTCATAACGATCACTGCTATCCTTCTGTTAACAGCTTGTAATCAATCAAGAATTGAGATTGCACCGGGGTATGGCAATGTTGTAGAAGATTTCGAAGTGACTAATCAAAATAATAAGAAATTTAGTGAAGAAGATTTAAAAGGTACAGTAACACTTGTCGATTTTATTTTCACTAATTGTGAGACGGTGTGTCCTCCGATGACGCATAATATGGCGAGTGTATCAGATCAATTGGAAGAAGAAGGCATTACAGATTATCAAATTGTTAGTTTCTCAGTAGATCCTGAAAATGATAAACCTAAAAATTTAAAAGAATACATTAAAAAATATAATGTTCCAGATGATAAATGGTCACTTGTGACAGGCTATGATTATGATTTTATAAGAAGTTTTGCAGAACATAACTTCAAAACAATTGTCGCTCCACCACCTGAGAGCAGTGATCAAGTGACACATGGGACTTCATTCTATTTATTAGATCAAGAAGGGAAAGTCATTAAAACATATAGTGGTATTGATTCTGGTGATAAGAAGTTTCCACAAGAGGAAATCGTTTTAGATGTGAAGACTGTAATTAATGAAGGACCGATGTAA
- the tkt gene encoding transketolase, protein MMESIQQQTINTIRALSIDMIEEANSGHPGLPMGAAPMAYTLWVNHLNFNPNHDKFINRDRFILSAGHGSALLYSLLHLSGSLSMDELKNFRQKDSKTPGHPELHHTEGVEVTTGPLGQGFAMGVGQAMAEAHLAAKYNQADYSVMDHYTYVLCSDGDLMEGVSHESASLAGHLGLEKLIVLYDSNDISLDGKLNKSFSEDIEGRFTAYGWDYIHVSDGNNIDEINRAIEQAKESDKPSLIEVKTIIGFGSPNLSGTNKIHGAPLGEEERQLTFEQYGMDSTEKFNVDDSVYEHFKETMIKRADDAESKWNEQIEQYAKDYPELYKEFMNGFNDEDLSKDLNIESYEAGHSKATRAYSGEVLQQISAQVPQLFGGAADLASSNKSLVNDETDFSKDNYAGRNIWFGVREFGMAAALNGMASHGGLRPYGATFFVFSDYLKAAFRLSSIMKLPVTYIFTHDSIAVGEDGPTHEPIEQLSALRAIPNANVIRPTEGKETIAAWKVAMESTDKPTALILTRQNVTTLDVDQQTVEEGVRKGAYVVKEAKDKATHIIFASGSEVNLAIDTADQLEQDGHHVQVVSVPDMAKFEQQDEAYKNEILQKDVKHRIVIEMGASIGWHRFVGIDGLLFTIDQFGMSANAKDVLEHYGFTTEQIVKQIKDRL, encoded by the coding sequence ATGATGGAATCAATTCAACAACAAACAATTAATACAATTCGTGCTTTGAGCATCGATATGATTGAAGAAGCGAATTCAGGTCATCCTGGTTTACCGATGGGTGCGGCGCCGATGGCGTATACTTTATGGGTGAATCACTTAAACTTCAATCCGAATCATGACAAGTTTATCAATCGTGATCGGTTTATTTTATCCGCTGGTCATGGGTCTGCGTTATTGTATAGCTTACTTCATTTGTCAGGGAGTTTATCGATGGACGAATTAAAGAACTTCCGTCAAAAAGACTCTAAAACACCAGGTCATCCTGAATTACATCATACAGAAGGTGTTGAAGTGACGACTGGACCTCTTGGTCAAGGGTTTGCAATGGGAGTTGGTCAAGCGATGGCTGAGGCTCATCTTGCGGCGAAATACAATCAAGCTGATTATTCAGTGATGGATCATTATACGTATGTATTATGTAGTGATGGTGATTTAATGGAAGGTGTCTCTCATGAGTCAGCTTCACTGGCTGGACATTTAGGACTTGAGAAATTAATCGTGTTATATGATTCGAATGACATTAGCTTGGATGGCAAATTAAATAAGTCATTCAGTGAAGATATTGAAGGTCGATTCACTGCGTACGGTTGGGATTATATTCATGTCAGTGATGGGAATAACATTGACGAAATTAATCGTGCGATTGAACAAGCGAAAGAAAGTGATAAACCGTCATTAATTGAAGTAAAAACAATTATCGGATTCGGATCACCGAACTTAAGTGGTACAAATAAAATACACGGAGCACCACTTGGTGAAGAAGAAAGACAATTAACCTTTGAGCAATATGGGATGGACTCAACAGAGAAATTTAACGTAGATGATTCAGTATATGAACATTTCAAAGAGACGATGATTAAACGCGCTGATGATGCTGAATCGAAATGGAATGAACAGATTGAACAATATGCTAAAGATTATCCAGAATTATATAAAGAATTTATGAATGGATTTAACGATGAAGATCTATCTAAAGACTTGAATATTGAAAGTTATGAAGCGGGTCATTCTAAAGCAACGCGTGCATATAGTGGTGAAGTACTACAACAAATTAGTGCTCAAGTGCCACAACTATTCGGAGGCGCGGCGGATTTAGCGTCGTCTAATAAAAGTTTAGTGAATGATGAAACAGATTTCTCTAAAGACAACTATGCTGGACGTAACATATGGTTCGGTGTACGTGAATTCGGTATGGCAGCGGCATTAAATGGAATGGCATCACATGGTGGCTTAAGACCTTATGGTGCAACGTTCTTTGTATTTAGTGATTATTTGAAAGCGGCATTTAGACTGTCTTCAATTATGAAGTTACCTGTCACATATATTTTTACACATGATTCAATCGCAGTCGGTGAAGACGGACCGACGCACGAGCCAATTGAACAGTTAAGTGCATTAAGAGCAATCCCGAATGCGAATGTCATTAGACCAACAGAAGGTAAAGAAACGATTGCAGCGTGGAAAGTGGCGATGGAATCAACAGATAAACCAACGGCTTTGATTCTAACAAGACAAAACGTTACAACGTTAGATGTCGATCAACAAACAGTTGAAGAAGGCGTTCGTAAAGGTGCTTATGTTGTTAAGGAAGCGAAAGACAAAGCCACACATATCATCTTTGCATCAGGAAGTGAAGTGAATCTAGCAATAGATACAGCTGATCAATTAGAACAAGACGGTCATCATGTACAAGTAGTATCAGTGCCTGATATGGCGAAATTTGAACAACAAGATGAAGCGTATAAAAATGAAATTTTACAAAAAGATGTAAAACATAGAATTGTAATAGAAATGGGTGCTTCAATCGGATGGCATCGTTTTGTCGGCATAGACGGATTACTCTTTACGATTGACCAATTTGGAATGAGTGCTAATGCGAAAGATGTATTAGAACATTATGGCTTTACAACAGAGCAGATCGTAAAACAGATTAAAGATCGCTTATAA
- a CDS encoding CcdC family protein, giving the protein MSELFVYFSIISGLIMGSIVYFIRMKSTKKPMSIRKIVLPPIMMSTGALMYIYEPFRLSPLEILESIVLGLVFSVILIVTTKFEVRDDDIYLIQNKLFPIILVSLLVIRTVIKWLLSETFDPMTLAGMFFLVGFSMIVPWRISMYFKYQNLKDKFY; this is encoded by the coding sequence ATGAGTGAATTATTTGTTTATTTTAGCATTATTTCAGGTTTAATCATGGGAAGTATTGTTTATTTCATCAGAATGAAATCGACCAAAAAGCCAATGTCAATTCGTAAAATTGTATTACCCCCAATCATGATGTCAACTGGTGCTTTAATGTATATTTATGAACCGTTTAGACTGTCGCCTCTTGAAATTTTGGAGAGTATAGTATTAGGTCTTGTATTTTCTGTGATATTAATAGTGACGACCAAATTTGAAGTTAGAGATGACGATATCTATTTGATTCAAAATAAATTATTTCCAATTATATTAGTCTCTTTACTTGTGATACGAACAGTAATTAAATGGCTGTTGAGTGAAACATTTGATCCAATGACACTCGCTGGAATGTTCTTTTTAGTCGGATTTAGTATGATTGTTCCGTGGAGAATATCGATGTACTTTAAATATCAAAATTTAAAAGATAAATTTTACTAA
- a CDS encoding DUF2621 family protein: MNDLFMWFIFIWCIALISLLFIGGFFMFRKFLKRLPKVDGWSELDWQDYYIRESLPLWTEEKKSLLNEFVSPVPDLFKDVAKEKIAGHIAKIALEEKTEEITTEQMIRGYIIATPKRDHKFLVKKLKQLNIPIEPYKKYFKMSRD; encoded by the coding sequence ATGAACGATTTATTTATGTGGTTTATTTTTATATGGTGTATTGCTTTAATTAGTTTATTATTTATCGGTGGTTTCTTTATGTTTCGCAAATTTTTGAAGAGACTCCCAAAAGTTGACGGTTGGAGTGAACTCGATTGGCAAGATTACTATATCCGTGAATCATTACCGCTATGGACTGAAGAAAAGAAATCCTTACTAAATGAATTTGTCAGTCCAGTGCCAGATTTATTCAAAGATGTTGCTAAAGAAAAGATTGCTGGTCATATTGCAAAGATTGCTTTAGAAGAAAAGACAGAAGAAATTACAACTGAACAAATGATTAGAGGTTATATCATTGCAACGCCTAAACGAGATCATAAGTTTCTAGTTAAAAAATTAAAACAACTCAACATTCCTATTGAACCGTATAAAAAATATTTCAAAATGAGTAGAGATTAA
- a CDS encoding YneF family protein, protein MDTWIWVLIVVVALIAGVALGFFIARKYMMDYLKKNPPINEEMLRMMMMQMGQKPSQKKINQMMTMMNKNMDQGMKK, encoded by the coding sequence ATGGATACATGGATTTGGGTATTAATCGTAGTCGTTGCATTGATTGCAGGCGTAGCGCTAGGCTTTTTCATAGCACGTAAATATATGATGGATTATTTGAAGAAGAATCCACCGATTAATGAAGAGATGTTGAGAATGATGATGATGCAAATGGGTCAGAAACCTTCTCAAAAGAAAATTAATCAAATGATGACAATGATGAATAAAAATATGGATCAAGGGATGAAGAAGTAA
- a CDS encoding DUF2922 domain-containing protein produces the protein MEKNLVLTFTTDADKTYSLSIAEPIEGLTKEVVLEHANRLIASQVMMPSAGQPVELKSAKYVERNVVEIF, from the coding sequence GTGGAGAAAAACTTAGTGTTAACATTTACGACAGATGCGGATAAAACATACTCACTTTCAATCGCTGAACCAATTGAAGGTTTAACGAAAGAAGTTGTTTTAGAACATGCGAATCGTTTAATCGCATCACAAGTGATGATGCCATCAGCAGGTCAACCTGTTGAATTGAAATCTGCGAAATATGTTGAACGTAATGTTGTTGAAATCTTTTAA
- a CDS encoding DUF1659 domain-containing protein, whose product MAILTDVIVQMVYQAGVDDKGLDVYKSQSYSMANIESTDQQLLDFTAAYDALTTRDFVEVTKTTKSTIS is encoded by the coding sequence ATGGCAATCTTAACAGATGTAATCGTTCAAATGGTGTATCAAGCAGGCGTGGATGACAAAGGATTAGATGTATATAAATCACAAAGTTACAGCATGGCGAATATTGAATCAACAGATCAACAATTATTAGATTTTACTGCCGCATATGATGCGTTAACAACACGTGATTTTGTCGAAGTAACGAAGACAACGAAGTCGACAATTAGTTAA
- a CDS encoding cytochrome c biogenesis CcdA family protein → MDLNLWIAFGGGFLSFISPCVLPIYPAFISYITGMSYEDIAQKKHFNFKAMLHTLLFLIGFSLVYIALGFGSQFIGGLLIEYKDLIRQIGAILIIVFGLIVVGVFKAEWVVKERKVSFKERPSGFLGTVLIGMAFAAGWTPCQGPIIGAILALSTESPNIAMMMMVSYCIGFSVPFIILSFFITKLSWIRKHHMTITRVGGILMIIMGIILYFDGLTSIISWLQPFFGDFQGF, encoded by the coding sequence ATGGATCTTAATCTATGGATTGCATTTGGTGGTGGTTTTTTAAGTTTTATTTCACCGTGTGTGCTTCCGATCTATCCAGCATTTATCTCATACATCACAGGGATGAGTTATGAAGATATTGCACAAAAGAAGCACTTTAATTTTAAAGCAATGTTACATACACTCTTATTTCTAATTGGGTTCAGCCTTGTCTATATCGCACTTGGCTTTGGTTCCCAGTTTATCGGTGGTTTGCTCATTGAATATAAAGATTTAATTAGACAAATCGGTGCAATTTTAATTATTGTATTCGGATTAATTGTTGTTGGAGTGTTCAAAGCAGAATGGGTCGTAAAAGAACGTAAAGTGTCATTCAAAGAACGTCCGAGTGGATTTTTAGGGACTGTTTTGATTGGTATGGCATTTGCTGCGGGATGGACACCGTGTCAGGGGCCTATCATTGGAGCAATACTTGCGTTATCTACTGAATCACCGAATATCGCAATGATGATGATGGTCAGTTATTGTATTGGATTTTCTGTACCGTTTATTATTTTATCGTTCTTTATTACGAAATTATCATGGATTAGAAAGCATCACATGACGATTACACGCGTTGGTGGTATATTAATGATTATTATGGGGATTATATTATACTTTGATGGATTAACATCAATTATTAGTTGGCTCCAACCATTCTTTGGAGATTTCCAAGGGTTTTAG
- a CDS encoding AAA family ATPase produces MKPIHLTIKNIGPYRNESIDFTEVNEQGIYIVNGPTGAGKTFIFDAITYALYRDTSTSTRDFKAMRSKFVEGTNEVSKIQLLFEYGTKYYYIDRQLSYTKPENKNETKEQCAMFEVQVNDQYEIINQHLLADSVSSINETVHNILHLTIDQFRKVFILPQGEFKALLHARTEERMKLLRTIFDTERFESLMNVINKDKKKIEQTIISEQNIAQSTMGEIVQTIKNLTNDSTDVEAIEKINESQAGQYDNINSTHLKTTIDVSEQFMKQSNERMNALTRALPTKEKEVNTYRNQLSQAEQREALINEIRSLEVQWHSLIQSDHTSMLQLHQQIELFKKEKTYEHDLTQYVEMIEQRDRYANDLNSLSEQIIKTEESIQDEKETLNNLQRKKPDIEQKKTIFTQNTLFYENKDKIKNAIRNVDPMSKKLDEMNEHIEEKTTRKKELIKTIESLKQQSQSMMTLYEQKDKFSKKLLSYESQLTQLKQLQRYSKEYGQKESQQEEIDHQLIKLQKDLKSYFGEVFETINADQVDAYITLKAFQDNSQHDQCILCHQHIEHQHKEHHDLNFLKEKDGLVNKLFTNYHDTKKKMNQLSNEMSILKKQYEDILDSLKKDNARFNVSLTIESSHHDVSTVNDFIEHVTERIEHFKTEMERVTNNIEQREKDIKEIDSLNQQVDEINRQLESLMTQDKVELQQQLKQYKSTIDDFQTYTKYDDIDLFIQEMTRYNDESKLFSREYEAANEKIEEKSQIIQQLNSNKKAKEELLNQLNRDISERKEDINHILKQFQYNDPTDMLNNIKQSNIESMDRVYQRYIKEKEALKSKILTKKQMLKGVPNYNKELVIERLNQSEHQLKNFQNEHISLQKDLDQLNRQHEKLLTQYNDFIEIERTNRMIRKTYLTLNGHNKMNLKLESYVLKYYFQRVLISANKRLLQLTSNRYEFINEKVSNQGGAGLEIQVLDHYNNEIRKATTLSGGETFLASLCLALGLSDVIISHQGGIKMDTLFIDEGFGTLDEETLEKVNDVLEELRNDGKHIGLISHVREMKEQFPAQIKVHKHIGYSTIELIH; encoded by the coding sequence ATGAAACCAATTCACTTAACCATTAAAAATATTGGACCTTACCGTAATGAATCAATAGATTTCACTGAAGTGAATGAGCAAGGCATATATATTGTAAATGGTCCAACAGGTGCGGGTAAAACATTTATCTTTGATGCAATTACTTATGCATTGTACAGAGATACATCCACTTCGACGAGAGATTTCAAAGCGATGCGTAGCAAGTTTGTTGAAGGGACAAATGAAGTATCAAAGATTCAGTTATTATTTGAATATGGTACGAAATATTATTATATTGATCGCCAACTTTCATATACAAAGCCAGAAAATAAAAATGAAACAAAAGAGCAATGTGCAATGTTTGAAGTTCAAGTCAATGATCAATATGAAATCATTAATCAACACCTCTTAGCAGATAGTGTTTCTTCGATTAATGAAACGGTCCATAACATATTGCATCTTACGATTGATCAGTTTAGGAAAGTATTTATATTGCCTCAAGGTGAATTTAAAGCATTATTACATGCGCGTACAGAAGAACGGATGAAATTACTCCGAACGATTTTTGATACAGAGCGATTTGAATCATTGATGAATGTAATCAATAAAGACAAAAAAAAGATTGAACAAACGATAATATCCGAACAAAACATTGCTCAATCAACGATGGGTGAAATCGTACAGACGATAAAAAATTTAACGAACGATTCAACAGATGTTGAAGCAATTGAAAAGATAAATGAATCACAGGCTGGGCAGTATGACAATATTAATAGTACTCATTTAAAGACTACAATCGATGTGTCAGAACAATTCATGAAACAAAGTAACGAACGTATGAATGCACTCACTCGAGCATTACCAACGAAAGAAAAAGAAGTCAATACGTATCGAAATCAATTAAGTCAAGCCGAACAAAGGGAAGCTTTAATTAATGAGATTCGATCATTAGAAGTGCAATGGCACTCTTTAATTCAGAGTGACCATACGTCGATGCTTCAATTACATCAACAGATTGAACTTTTTAAAAAAGAAAAGACATATGAACATGACTTAACACAATATGTTGAAATGATAGAGCAAAGAGATCGCTATGCAAATGATTTAAATTCATTATCAGAACAAATTATAAAAACTGAAGAATCAATACAAGACGAAAAAGAAACTCTTAATAATTTACAGAGGAAAAAGCCGGACATTGAACAGAAGAAAACCATATTTACACAAAATACATTGTTCTATGAAAATAAAGATAAAATAAAAAACGCGATTCGTAATGTTGATCCGATGAGCAAAAAATTAGATGAAATGAATGAGCATATTGAGGAAAAAACAACACGTAAGAAGGAATTGATTAAAACTATTGAGTCTTTAAAACAACAGTCACAATCCATGATGACTTTGTATGAGCAAAAAGATAAATTTTCAAAAAAATTATTATCGTATGAAAGTCAACTGACTCAATTGAAACAATTACAACGCTATTCAAAAGAATATGGTCAAAAAGAATCACAACAAGAGGAGATCGATCATCAACTGATTAAGTTGCAAAAAGACCTTAAATCATATTTCGGTGAAGTGTTTGAAACAATCAATGCAGATCAAGTGGATGCATATATTACGCTTAAAGCTTTTCAAGACAACAGTCAACACGATCAATGTATACTATGTCATCAACACATTGAACATCAACATAAAGAACATCATGATTTAAATTTTTTAAAAGAAAAAGATGGATTAGTTAATAAATTGTTTACTAATTATCACGATACAAAAAAGAAAATGAATCAATTATCCAATGAAATGAGCATACTTAAAAAGCAATATGAAGATATATTGGATTCTTTGAAGAAGGATAATGCACGATTTAATGTATCGTTGACAATAGAATCCAGCCATCATGATGTATCAACAGTAAACGATTTTATTGAACATGTTACAGAGCGAATAGAACATTTCAAAACTGAAATGGAGCGTGTGACTAATAACATTGAACAAAGAGAGAAAGATATTAAAGAAATAGATTCTTTAAATCAACAGGTAGATGAAATAAATAGACAACTTGAATCATTAATGACACAAGATAAAGTTGAACTACAACAACAACTTAAACAATATAAATCAACGATTGATGATTTTCAAACCTATACGAAATATGACGATATAGATTTGTTTATTCAGGAAATGACACGTTATAATGACGAATCGAAATTGTTTAGTCGTGAGTATGAAGCGGCAAATGAAAAAATTGAAGAAAAATCCCAAATTATTCAGCAATTAAACAGTAATAAAAAAGCAAAAGAAGAATTATTGAATCAGCTAAATCGTGACATATCTGAACGAAAAGAAGATATAAATCACATACTTAAACAATTTCAATATAACGATCCAACTGATATGTTAAACAATATTAAACAAAGTAATATAGAGTCAATGGACCGAGTGTATCAACGATATATAAAAGAAAAAGAAGCTTTGAAAAGTAAGATTTTAACGAAAAAGCAAATGTTAAAAGGTGTTCCAAACTATAATAAAGAGTTAGTGATAGAGCGTTTAAATCAATCGGAGCATCAATTGAAGAATTTTCAAAATGAGCACATTAGTCTTCAAAAAGACTTGGATCAATTGAATCGACAACATGAAAAATTATTGACTCAATACAATGATTTCATTGAAATTGAACGAACGAATAGAATGATTCGTAAAACATACTTAACATTGAACGGTCACAATAAAATGAATTTAAAACTTGAATCTTATGTATTAAAATATTACTTCCAACGTGTATTAATTAGTGCGAATAAAAGATTGCTACAACTAACTTCGAATCGATATGAATTTATAAATGAAAAGGTCTCTAACCAAGGTGGGGCAGGTTTAGAGATACAAGTGCTTGATCATTACAATAATGAAATTAGGAAAGCGACAACGTTAAGTGGTGGAGAAACGTTCCTTGCAAGTCTTTGTTTGGCACTCGGTTTGAGCGATGTCATTATAAGTCATCAAGGCGGCATTAAGATGGATACGTTGTTTATTGATGAAGGCTTCGGGACATTAGACGAAGAAACGTTAGAGAAAGTAAATGATGTATTAGAAGAATTAAGAAACGACGGAAAACATATCGGATTAATCTCGCATGTTAGAGAAATGAAAGAGCAGTTTCCTGCTCAAATTAAAGTACATAAACATATCGGGTATTCAACGATTGAATTAATTCATTAA
- the mscL gene encoding large conductance mechanosensitive channel protein MscL — MIKEFKEFLLRGNVLDLAVAVVMGAAFGKIVSSLVENIIMPLIGLIFGSTDFTSDWTYKGIQYGMFIQSIIDFVIIGFAIFMFVKIVNTVTRNKFVAEDEEDEQTVLLSEIRDLLKHK; from the coding sequence ATGATTAAAGAATTTAAAGAGTTTTTACTTCGTGGGAATGTATTAGACCTTGCAGTTGCTGTTGTTATGGGTGCTGCATTCGGTAAGATTGTGTCGTCACTTGTTGAAAATATCATTATGCCATTAATTGGTTTAATCTTTGGTTCAACAGATTTTACATCAGATTGGACATATAAAGGGATACAATACGGCATGTTCATCCAATCAATTATTGACTTTGTAATTATCGGTTTTGCTATATTCATGTTTGTCAAAATTGTTAATACAGTGACACGTAATAAGTTTGTTGCAGAAGATGAAGAAGACGAGCAAACTGTTTTATTGTCTGAAATCCGTGATTTATTAAAGCATAAGTAA
- a CDS encoding exonuclease SbcCD subunit D: MKIIHTADWHLGKMLNKVDLIEHQQTMLEQFIHAMEEERPDVIVIAGDIYDKVNPSNVALNLFEQTIERLNQDGDVPIVIISGNHDSKEKLSFAKYWMEKQNIHIKTTYEDVFSPVEIKGMKFFCMPYFSPHYMRSKEHDVESHYDVYRVLVDALNQEELINDDHVNFCVGHLFVQGGMESESEKDIQQGNLELVHASLFKDFDQVLLGHLHSPFSLEDQRFQHIHYSGSLLKYSFDEEKQPKGYRVISIDNDGNTSSKFKGLQDPFAMKVYRGSIFDILNKEVEFDPDTYLKFELTEVKEVNNAYYKLRNMYPNLLEIKPVLEQSDLITEQGEVNIERSDEDIVKQFYEFVEGESFTELQQQYVFEKIRGIEDDETNSLNH, from the coding sequence GTGAAAATTATACATACAGCGGATTGGCATTTAGGTAAGATGTTAAATAAAGTTGATCTCATTGAACATCAACAAACGATGTTAGAGCAATTTATTCATGCGATGGAAGAAGAGCGTCCAGATGTCATTGTCATTGCGGGTGATATTTATGACAAAGTAAATCCATCAAATGTTGCGTTAAATTTGTTCGAACAAACGATTGAGCGGCTGAATCAAGATGGTGATGTTCCGATTGTGATCATTTCAGGTAATCACGATAGTAAAGAGAAATTAAGTTTTGCGAAGTATTGGATGGAGAAACAAAATATCCATATTAAGACGACATACGAAGATGTTTTCTCGCCAGTTGAAATTAAAGGGATGAAGTTTTTTTGTATGCCATATTTTTCACCGCATTATATGCGTTCAAAAGAACATGATGTAGAAAGTCATTATGATGTTTATCGAGTGTTGGTAGATGCATTAAATCAAGAGGAATTAATTAACGATGATCATGTTAACTTCTGCGTTGGTCATTTATTTGTACAAGGTGGGATGGAATCAGAATCTGAGAAAGATATTCAACAAGGAAATCTTGAGCTTGTACATGCTTCATTATTCAAAGATTTTGATCAAGTTCTACTCGGTCACCTACATAGTCCGTTCTCATTGGAAGATCAGAGATTTCAACATATTCACTATAGTGGGTCGTTACTTAAATATTCATTTGATGAAGAGAAGCAACCGAAAGGTTATCGTGTAATTTCGATAGATAATGATGGAAATACGTCATCGAAATTTAAAGGACTTCAGGATCCATTTGCAATGAAAGTCTATCGTGGAAGTATATTTGATATTTTGAATAAAGAGGTTGAGTTTGATCCAGATACATATTTGAAATTTGAATTAACTGAAGTAAAAGAAGTGAATAATGCATATTATAAGCTTCGTAATATGTATCCAAATTTACTAGAAATCAAGCCAGTATTAGAACAGAGTGATTTAATTACAGAACAAGGTGAAGTGAATATCGAACGTTCTGATGAGGATATTGTGAAACAGTTTTATGAATTTGTTGAAGGTGAGTCATTCACTGAGTTGCAACAACAATATGTATTTGAAAAGATTAGGGGGATAGAGGACGATGAAACCAATTCACTTAACCATTAA